In the Victivallis sp. Marseille-Q1083 genome, one interval contains:
- a CDS encoding phosphomannomutase/phosphoglucomutase, which translates to MAGIFKAYDIRGIYPNDLNAEIAEKIGHAYVAFTGAKKVVVGRDMRPHSIVLFNALAKGMTDQGADVIDLGLCSTPMSYFANGTLKADGSVMITASHNPGQWNGFKLCRADAVPISGATGIQEIEKLVENAAWPPAGRKGTISTYDIAPAYNQFLRDHVKFTRRFKVVVDYANAMGTAEIAGIKDLYDLIPMYETLDGTFPNHAANPLETDTLDAIRAKVKEVGADFGAAFDGDADRCGFIDDRGEIIPMDLFTALIAQDILSDGPATILYDLRSSWAVPECIRENGGTAIMSRVGHAFIKNQMRENDAVFAGELSGHYYFKENFTAESQGLAMVKLTNLLDKTGKKVSELVAPLRRYAFSGEINSKVADVAPIMAELKKRYADGKMYELDGLSVEYGDWHFNVRASNTEPLLRLIVEARTPELMAAKRDELLKLIRG; encoded by the coding sequence ATGGCCGGAATCTTCAAAGCCTATGACATCCGCGGAATTTATCCGAATGATTTGAATGCGGAAATCGCCGAAAAAATCGGACACGCCTATGTCGCCTTCACCGGTGCCAAAAAGGTGGTAGTCGGGCGCGACATGCGGCCGCACTCCATCGTGTTGTTCAACGCTTTGGCCAAGGGGATGACCGACCAGGGCGCCGACGTCATCGACCTCGGCCTGTGTTCGACCCCGATGTCCTACTTCGCCAACGGCACATTGAAGGCGGACGGCAGCGTGATGATCACCGCGTCGCACAACCCGGGCCAATGGAACGGCTTCAAACTCTGCCGGGCTGACGCGGTGCCGATTTCCGGCGCTACCGGCATTCAGGAGATCGAAAAATTGGTCGAAAACGCCGCCTGGCCGCCGGCCGGCCGGAAAGGAACGATCTCCACCTATGATATCGCGCCGGCCTATAACCAGTTCCTGCGCGACCACGTCAAATTCACCAGGCGTTTCAAAGTCGTCGTCGATTACGCCAACGCGATGGGTACGGCGGAAATCGCCGGCATCAAGGATCTGTACGACCTGATCCCGATGTACGAAACGCTCGACGGCACCTTCCCGAACCACGCTGCCAATCCGCTGGAAACCGATACCCTCGACGCAATCCGCGCCAAGGTCAAGGAAGTCGGCGCCGACTTCGGCGCCGCCTTCGACGGCGACGCCGACCGCTGCGGCTTCATCGACGACCGGGGCGAAATCATCCCGATGGACCTCTTCACCGCATTGATCGCCCAGGATATCCTGTCGGACGGACCGGCTACCATTCTCTATGACCTGCGCAGCAGTTGGGCGGTGCCGGAGTGCATCCGCGAAAACGGCGGCACCGCGATCATGTCGCGGGTCGGTCACGCCTTCATCAAAAATCAGATGCGGGAAAATGATGCAGTTTTCGCCGGCGAATTGTCCGGCCACTACTATTTCAAGGAGAATTTCACCGCCGAATCCCAGGGGCTGGCGATGGTGAAATTGACCAATCTGCTGGACAAGACCGGCAAGAAAGTCAGCGAACTGGTCGCGCCGCTGCGCCGCTACGCGTTCAGCGGCGAAATCAACTCCAAGGTGGCGGATGTCGCGCCGATCATGGCCGAATTGAAAAAACGTTACGCCGACGGTAAAATGTACGAGCTGGACGGTCTTTCGGTCGAATACGGCGACTGGCATTTCAACGTCCGGGCCTCCAACACCGAACCGCTGCTGCGGCTGATCGTCGAAGCCAGAACGCCGGAATTGATGGCGGCCAAACGGGATGAATTGTTGAAACTGATCCGCGGCTGA
- a CDS encoding 3-isopropylmalate dehydrogenase translates to MAKNYKIAVLPGDGTGPEVVAEGLKVLDAVAAKFGFTTQRETFDWGGERYLATGNVLPDDAVETLQKFNAVFLGAIGHPKVKPGILEKGILLKLRFALDQYINLRPVKLYPGVETPLANKKPEDIDYVVVRENTGGIYTGIGGNSQPGTKDEVAVQSMVYSYMQVERCIRFAFEEARKRHSNGNVWRGLTPEEVAAGKIGQVTLCGKTNVLTYVFGLWERVFHEVANDYPDIKTAYCHVDATCMWMVKNPEWFDVIVTCNIFGDIITDLGAMTQGGMGIAAGGNINPQGVSMFEPIGGSAPKYTGLGVINPLAAIMAVAMMLDFLGENAAAKAIEKSVEYLTGNKMKSQAAGKMGYSTSEIGDLVVANL, encoded by the coding sequence ATGGCTAAAAATTACAAAATTGCAGTGTTGCCTGGAGACGGCACCGGACCGGAAGTCGTCGCCGAAGGCTTGAAAGTGCTCGATGCCGTCGCGGCGAAATTCGGCTTCACCACCCAGCGCGAAACCTTCGACTGGGGCGGCGAGCGTTACCTGGCCACCGGCAACGTACTGCCGGACGATGCGGTGGAAACGCTGCAGAAGTTCAACGCGGTGTTCCTCGGCGCCATCGGCCACCCGAAAGTCAAGCCGGGCATCCTGGAAAAAGGAATTCTGCTCAAGTTGCGTTTCGCTCTGGACCAGTACATCAACCTGCGGCCGGTCAAACTGTACCCGGGCGTCGAAACCCCGCTGGCCAACAAAAAACCGGAAGATATTGACTATGTCGTCGTCCGTGAAAATACCGGCGGCATTTATACCGGCATCGGCGGCAATTCGCAGCCGGGCACCAAAGATGAAGTCGCCGTCCAGTCGATGGTTTACAGTTACATGCAGGTCGAACGCTGCATCCGCTTCGCTTTCGAAGAAGCGCGCAAACGCCACTCCAACGGCAACGTCTGGCGCGGCCTGACGCCGGAAGAGGTGGCCGCCGGCAAAATCGGCCAGGTCACGCTGTGCGGCAAAACCAACGTGCTGACCTATGTGTTCGGCCTCTGGGAGCGTGTATTCCATGAAGTGGCCAACGACTATCCGGACATCAAGACCGCCTACTGCCACGTCGACGCCACCTGCATGTGGATGGTCAAGAATCCGGAATGGTTCGACGTCATCGTCACCTGCAATATCTTCGGCGACATCATCACCGACCTCGGCGCCATGACCCAGGGCGGCATGGGCATCGCCGCCGGCGGCAACATCAATCCGCAGGGTGTCAGCATGTTCGAACCGATCGGCGGCTCGGCCCCGAAATACACCGGACTCGGCGTCATCAACCCGCTGGCCGCGATTATGGCCGTGGCGATGATGCTCGATTTCCTCGGCGAAAACGCGGCGGCGAAGGCCATCGAAAAGAGCGTCGAATATCTCACCGGCAACAAGATGAAATCGCAGGCGGCCGGCAAGATGGGCTATTCCACCAGCGAGATCGGCGATCTGGTGGTCGCCAATCTCTGA
- a CDS encoding lipopolysaccharide kinase InaA family protein, with protein MSASQPADDNHRCYSDGDYFSFSTHQRRGMALRTLTAAELEQLQAAETLLQQAEKIKDSRSTLAGLFTFGRRRLFLKRHNARNFYHRLRRKFQTPRPLRNLAVTLRLNAIGIPAPQILLAMRTFRHSLPEQDYLITEALPSPLTAAEQFELLWDRDAAAIDALAALAARIHAAGVFHGDLKLPNVICRMTGDQLCFGLFDFDGSQLYGKALAAPERRLDLARLAASWRVLARQTGAEPEAVSVADCFAEAYRRHASLSLAGPELNARVTYLSERVRKH; from the coding sequence ATGAGCGCATCTCAGCCAGCCGATGATAATCACCGTTGCTACAGCGACGGTGATTATTTCTCATTTTCCACCCATCAGCGCCGCGGCATGGCGCTGAGAACGCTAACCGCGGCGGAGCTCGAACAACTGCAGGCGGCCGAAACCTTGCTGCAGCAGGCCGAGAAGATCAAAGATTCCCGTTCCACGCTGGCCGGGCTGTTTACATTCGGCCGCCGCCGCCTCTTCCTGAAGCGTCATAACGCCCGCAATTTCTACCACCGGCTGCGGCGAAAATTTCAAACGCCCCGGCCGCTGCGCAACCTGGCGGTCACCCTGCGGCTCAACGCCATCGGAATTCCGGCGCCGCAAATTCTGCTGGCGATGCGCACGTTCCGCCACTCGCTGCCGGAGCAGGATTACCTGATCACTGAAGCCCTGCCGTCACCGCTGACGGCGGCCGAACAATTCGAATTGCTATGGGACCGGGACGCCGCGGCCATCGACGCGCTGGCCGCGCTGGCCGCCCGGATTCACGCCGCCGGCGTCTTTCACGGCGACTTGAAATTGCCGAACGTCATCTGCCGGATGACCGGCGATCAGCTTTGCTTCGGCCTGTTCGACTTCGACGGCAGCCAATTGTACGGCAAGGCGCTCGCGGCGCCGGAACGCCGGCTGGACCTGGCGCGACTGGCCGCCTCCTGGCGCGTGCTCGCCCGGCAGACCGGCGCGGAGCCGGAGGCCGTTTCCGTCGCCGACTGTTTCGCCGAAGCCTACCGGCGGCACGCCTCTCTGTCGCTGGCCGGCCCGGAACTCAACGCCCGTGTCACTTATTTGTCCGAACGCGTCAGAAAGCATTGA
- a CDS encoding biotin/lipoate A/B protein ligase family protein, translating into METESWFIWRDTAHSPYLNMGIDELLLQESAALPGVLLRFYDWDRPSVSIGYVQEYRAAPFRTHTVVRRPTGGGIVYHDDDLTYTAIIPAGHPVTRLNRLESYHLFHRAVQQLLAGFGLSAELAGTGQPPFDRATMQCFTTPTRYDVVAAGQKYAGAAQRRTRDGILHQGSIARTGKRLAEVKREELIEKFLTALQNQLAISFKTFTVSKGFLERAESLAAQKYESTGWNRHKQL; encoded by the coding sequence ATGGAAACGGAATCCTGGTTTATCTGGCGCGACACAGCGCATTCGCCCTACTTGAATATGGGCATCGATGAACTGCTGCTTCAGGAAAGCGCCGCCCTGCCCGGCGTATTGCTTCGTTTTTACGACTGGGACCGGCCGTCGGTTTCGATCGGTTATGTCCAGGAATACCGGGCGGCGCCGTTCCGGACCCATACGGTCGTCCGGCGGCCGACCGGCGGCGGCATCGTCTACCATGACGACGACCTGACTTATACGGCAATCATTCCGGCCGGCCACCCGGTCACCCGGCTGAACCGGCTGGAGAGCTACCACCTCTTCCACCGGGCGGTGCAGCAACTGCTGGCCGGTTTCGGTCTCTCCGCCGAACTGGCCGGCACCGGCCAGCCGCCCTTCGACCGGGCGACGATGCAATGCTTCACGACACCGACCCGTTACGATGTGGTTGCCGCCGGTCAAAAATATGCCGGCGCGGCGCAGCGGCGCACCCGTGACGGCATCCTGCACCAGGGAAGCATCGCCAGAACCGGGAAGAGACTGGCGGAGGTGAAGCGGGAAGAATTGATTGAAAAATTTTTGACTGCGCTGCAAAACCAGCTTGCAATCAGCTTCAAAACGTTTACTGTGTCGAAGGGATTCCTGGAACGGGCGGAATCGCTCGCCGCCCAAAAATACGAATCAACCGGCTGGAATCGGCACAAACAATTATGA
- the rnc gene encoding ribonuclease III yields the protein MAEDIEKLKDKLNYTFQNRALLREALTHRSYAVENHLSYDNQRLEFLGDAVLEIVLTEHLYHLYKEYNEGLMTKMRSALVQQDALARLARKLELGSFLITGKGELESGGTERDSTLADLFEALLGAYYLDAGFDAARQFILAQFNAEFPEPHRLLTGLNPKGILQEYSQRRWNSAPEYTVLSISGPEHNPSFEVEVKVGSISALGTAHTRRRAESQAARHAIWQIAECDPSINELKLHN from the coding sequence ATGGCTGAAGATATCGAAAAACTGAAAGACAAGCTCAATTATACGTTTCAAAACCGGGCGCTGCTCCGCGAAGCGCTGACCCATCGCTCCTATGCGGTGGAAAATCATCTGTCCTACGACAACCAGCGGCTGGAGTTTCTCGGCGACGCCGTGCTGGAAATCGTCCTGACCGAACATCTCTATCACTTGTACAAGGAGTACAATGAAGGTCTGATGACCAAGATGCGTTCGGCGCTGGTGCAGCAGGACGCCCTCGCCCGCCTCGCCCGCAAGCTGGAACTCGGCAGTTTCCTGATCACCGGCAAAGGCGAACTCGAGAGCGGCGGCACCGAGCGGGATTCGACGCTGGCCGACCTGTTCGAAGCCCTGCTCGGCGCTTATTACCTCGACGCCGGCTTCGACGCGGCCAGGCAGTTCATTCTCGCCCAGTTCAACGCCGAATTTCCGGAACCGCACCGACTGCTGACCGGTTTGAACCCCAAAGGCATCCTGCAGGAATATTCGCAACGGCGCTGGAACAGCGCGCCGGAATATACCGTTTTGAGCATCTCCGGCCCGGAGCACAATCCGAGCTTTGAAGTCGAAGTCAAGGTCGGCAGCATCAGCGCGCTCGGCACCGCCCACACCCGCCGACGGGCGGAAAGCCAGGCGGCCCGCCATGCCATCTGGCAGATCGCCGAATGCGATCCGTCGATCAACGAGTTGAAATTGCACAATTGA